In a genomic window of Paramecium tetraurelia macronuclear, complete genome:
- a CDS encoding Microtubule-binding protein: protein MNQEISRAELLQWVNDLLKTTINKIEQLGTGAIYCQLIDAVHPGKIQLSKVNWRAKQEYEFVNNFKILQQSFTKLGLQKPIEIEKLTKCKYQDNLEFLQWMKRYIDTHYVPKDYDPLTKRGNQDFEDPDKQIRNQSKPKVLTKNNTKDQQIIQNLSKNSSFATIQILNNDFSNKENRQASMTDLLLQIETLKCERDFYYVKLKDLDGLMDQHLQQGLTADQLCKGIKEILYNTQDKSIVVQQNGDLEVTYYETNEDAKSEFCKTEQNQADDISIS, encoded by the exons atgaattaagaaatatcgAGAGCTGAGTTATTGCAATGGGTTAACGATTTACTAAAAACGacgattaataaaattgaataattaggAACTGGGGCCATCTATTGTTAACTTATTGATGCAGTTCATCCAGGAAaaa TCCAATTAAGTAAAGTAAATTGGAGAgcaaaataagaatatgagtttgttaacaattttaagatcctttaataatcattcaCCAAGTTGGGATTGTAAAAACccattgaaattgaaaaattgactaaatgcaaatattaagataatcTTGAATTTCTATAATGGATGAAAAGATATATCGACACTCATTATGTTCCCAAAGACTACGATCCATTGACAAAAAGAGGGAATCAAGATTTTGAAGATCCTGACaaacaaattagaaattaatcaaaaccGAAAGTTCTAACAAAAAACAATACTAAAGAT CAATAGATCATTTAAAACTTATCTAAGAATTCCTCATTTGCAACaatccaaattttaaataatgactTTTCCAATAAAGAAAACAGATAGGCTTCCATGActgatttattattgcaGATTGAAACATTGAAATGCGAGAgagatttttattatgtaaaaCTAAAAGACTTGGATGGGTTAATGGATTAGCATTTGCAATAGGGTTTGACAGCTGATTAACTTTGCAAAGGAATCAAGGAAATCCTATATAACACTCAAGATAAATCCATAGTGGTACAATAAAACGGAGATTTAGAAGTCACTTACTATGAGACCAACGAAGATGCCAAGTCTGAATTCTGTAAAACAGAACAAAATTAAGCAGATGATATATCCATatcttga
- a CDS encoding Kelch repeat-containing protein: MYSNRSHTYRKNDSLKLYPASPTESHLQESEYKYLPLITKVNQEQLDPKWQECKIDGKNLLPRSSSSITILNNHLYLYGGYQYAEGIMKDFYKLNLNAQTYVWQKIKCDYEPGPRCRHSICSYLDNIYLFGGQVADSISTNEIFIHDVKKQQWQKLEINKTYPSPLDNHCATLYNDQWIIFGGFYGGNECKHSNDLFSFNFNENRWMKLNKQKGMEPAPRDGSSITSHNQSVYIFGGKNGDKRYNDLWQFNMLTLQWIFIGIDSLNEDLRTRSGHSLISYQNKLILFGGIHDVTWELDDLHSFNVDIQKWKTINADTSRRKEAEVPSPTKTNRNQPRQQKPRRGPILLRPLSLRKSPSPSPNKLRPGSQSQYSSYSINNNPNNFASPELSQYQSNQNNQNNSTVHTTLNNVQERKRWEQKKKKTAMLKLFEVENREIMNFQDDCNVTEKLKTSIILIGNPKQDLKLKKGILTEFGQQIISKFLLPITGGQNVINGKKPCARDGHSVAVFNDFMIVFGGDRHTMSFNDLYFLNLSHF, encoded by the exons atgtACTCCAACAGATCTCATACATATAGGAAGAATGACTCTTTAAAACTTTATCCGGCTAGTCCGACTGAATCTCATCTCTAAGAATCAGAATACAAATATTTACCTTTGATTACGAAagttaattaagaataattagatcCAAAATGGTAGGAGTGCAAGATAGATGGCAAAAATCTCCTTCCCAGATCAAGTTCATCAATAACCATCTTAAACAATCA tttatatttatatggAGGATACTAGTATGCAGAAGGTATTATGAAAGACTTCTACAAACTTAATCTGAATGCTCAAACTTATGTATGGCAGAAAATCAAATGCGATTATGAACCAGGACCTCGTTGCAGACATTCAATTTGCAGTTACTTAGataatatttacttatttgGTGGATAAGTAGCTGATTCAATTTCAACAAATGAAATATTCATTCATGACGtcaaaaaacaataatggcaaaaattagaaattaataaaacctATCCATCACCATTGGATAATCATTGTGCAACGTTATACAACGATTAATGGATAATTTTTGGTGGTTTTTATGGTGGGAATGAATGCAAACACTCGAATGATTTATTCAgttttaatttcaatgaGAATAGATGGATGAAATTAAACAAGCAAAAAGGGATGGAACCAGCACCTAGAGATGGTAGTTCCATAACTAGTCATAATCAGAGTGTGTATATATTTGGTGGAAAGAATGGAGATAAGAGATATAATGACCTCTGGCAGTTCAATATGTTAACATTATAATGGATATTTATTGGCATCGACAGTTTGAATGAAGATCTAAGGACTAGATCAGGacattcattaatttcatatcaaaacaaattaattttattcggAGGCATTCATGATGTGACTTGGGAACTTGATGATTTGCATAGCTTCAACGTGGATATCCAAAAATGGAAAACAATCAATGCTGATACTTCTAGGCGAAAGGAAGCAGAAGTACCTTCTCCTACAAAAACCAATAGAAATCAACCAAGATAACAGAAACCAAGGAGAGGACCTATCTTACTTAGACCATTAAGTTTGAGAAAGTCACCAAGTCCATCACCAAATAAACTACGTCCTGGATCATAATCATAgtattcttcttattctattaataataatcccAATAACTTTGCTAGTCCTGAGCTGAGTTAATactaaagtaattaaaacaattagaataattcaaCTGTTCATACaactttaaataatgtttagGAAAGAAAAAGATGGGAGcagaagaaaaaaaaaacagccatgttaaaattatttgaagttGAAAATAGAGAAATAATGAACTTTTAAGATGATTGCAATGTGactgaaaaattaaagacaTCTATTATCTTGATTGGCAATCCTAAATAagacttaaaattaaaaaaaggaatATTGACTGAATTTggataataaatcatttcaaA ATTTCTTTTACCAATAACAGGAGGTTAGAATGTTATTAATGGTAAGAAACCATGCGCTAGAGATGGACATTCTGTTGCTGTATTTAACGATTTTATGATTGTATTTGGGGGTGACAGACATACTATGTCATTTAACGATTTGTATTTCCTGAACTTAAGTCACTTTTGA
- a CDS encoding RNA cyclase encodes MISFQQVINFREILLCSTLSERPVKIEFSQYPGPHLQTMLKLLQLIQTGCKIDVNTKGIIYIPGIITNQDGMLQTYNCGAERSISYYLEILLILSLFGKAPLNIELNGLTNDSTDQSVDSIINAYIPLIKKFSPDWDVSLKVTKRGFLAGTGTIILHSKPIKQIQNTTIIERGPICKIRGVCSGSKVAPNLLNRVVGQCRNVFNDYIPDVWIHTDLQKSQKGIEFQSGYAVSLVAESTNGLFISCDCEYSNDLNNPEKVGEAAALRLLDEIKNCGCCDTTQQQFALLLMAISQRKVSQIKLGRISTHTIETLRIIRSIFGVTFNIEDSVFSCIGCGLMNLSRQTQ; translated from the exons atgattagtttttaataagtgataaattttagagaaaTTCTACTCTGTTCAACTTTGAGTGAAAGGCCAGTTAAAATTGAGTTCTCACAATat CCAGGTCCTCATTTATAGAcaatgttaaaattattgcaattaatcTAAACTGGATGCAAGATAGATGTCAACACAAAAGGAATCATTTATATACcag GAATCATAACAAATTAAGATGGTATGTTACAAACTTATAATTGTGGTGCTGAAAGATctatatcatattatttagaaatattgttGATTCTGAGTTTATTTGGCAAAGCAcctttaaatattgaattaaatggCCTAACTAATGATTCAACCGATTAATCTGTCGATTCCATAATCAATGCATATATCcctttaataaagaaattcagTCCTGATTGGGATGTCTCATTAAAAGTTACCAAAAGGGGATTTCTGGCAGGAACTGGCACTATCAt ttTGCATTCTAAaccaataaaatagatttaaaatacaacTATAATTGAGAGAGGACCTATTTGCAAAATTAGAGGAGTGTGCTCAGGAAGTAAAGTGGCTCCTAATCTTTTGAATCGAGTTGTTGGTCAATGTAGAAATGTATTCAATGATTATATTCCTGATGTTTGGATTCACACTGATTTacaaaaatcataaaaaggAATAGAGTTTCAAAGCGGATATGCAGTTTCATTGGTAGCAGAAAGCACTAatggattatttatttcatgtGATTGTGAATATTCAAATGACCTTAATAATCCAGAGAAAGTTGGAGAAGCTGCTGCATTGAGATTGttagatgaaattaaaaattgtgGATGCTGTGATACaacctaataataatttgcaCTATTGCTAATGGCAATTAGTTAAAGAAAGGTGagtcaaataaaattaggaaGAATTTCAACTCACACCATTGAAACTCTTAGGATTATAAGATCAATATTTGGTGTCACTTTCAATATAGAAGATTCAGTATTTTCCTGTATTGGTTGCGGCTTAATGAATTTGTCTAGATAAACACAAtga